GGGATACACAGCACTGAGTGTCACATGTCAGGCGAAaaacaaagaggaggagaatgCAGAGTGAGGAGCAGGGATGCTGGGTTACGCTGTCATGGCAACGTACCACTCCATCGTGTCCTTGCCCCTGAGCACCTCCGTCACCTCCTCTCGACACATCTGCTGGTGCTTGGGGTGGCAGGCCAGGCTGTACAAGATCCAGGAGATCCCAGTGGCCGTTGTGTCATGGCCCTCAAACATAAAGGTGTCCACCTCTGCCCTGATGTCTTTGTCGGACAGGCCCTGCTGCTCGTCGTCCTGAAACGAACGACACTGGATTTTCAACGCATTTCTGTATGCGCTTTCAAAAGTAAACGATACGAACTACCGTACGTGTGACGTTAGTTACTCTGTTGCTCGCTTATAGGCTCTATTGTAGCTGCAGCtcttgggtggcacagtgaaggCGAGACGGAAGGAGAAGAAGCGAGACTTTGTGTCCTCTTGCGGTCTGGAGCTCTATCACCACAGCATTTCATTGGTTCTACTAATTTTACCAGttaactgcacaaaaacaaggtATGTTTcaaatgagtgaaaatgagcGACTTACTTTTGCACACAATAAGATATCAAGGAAGTCCAAGTATCTCTTCTGCCCTGTGCCCAATTCTTCCTTTAGAGCCTTTTTCCTTTGCTTAATGACCTCATCTGTTCCAAAAGGATTGGGGGAAACAGTAAATGGACTCCACCCTTTCCTACTTGAATGTAAAACTATCCGATACATTAATGTATTTACTAGTAATAGTTTAGCCTCGCATTTTCACGGCTGCAGCTTTTCACGTGAAACTGGAAACACTTTCAGACGGGGGTCAGGGTGTGTTACCCCAAACAAACCTGTGTGCTGATGAGCAATCTTGCATGCCTTCCGAAACCTGTACCCATGTGGACTGAGATGGAAGAGTACATCACTATGGTAAGGAAATACCAAGGACCTTGTGTTTATAATGTCGCTGAGCTCGTACACGGCCTGAATATAGGAATTGGTGCCTctagaaaagagaaaacaaatacGATCGTAAGAACTCACAGGTCCAGCAACATTGGGTACAGTTTCCGGCCATGAAGTACACTGTTCGAAAGGAACGTGACTGAAATGAGGAGTAACAACATTATGGTGATTTCCTACAACATACACTGTAAATCGGAACAACGATACAGAGCAAAGTGACTGTTCACCAGCTAAAGCTCGAGCGCTCCAAAAACCAAggttcttcacctcccagctggtgcATCCACCTGTTGGAAACTGCATCAAAACGCTACGTGTGAGGTGTGCTTCTTAACCTTTCGACCTTTATAACCGTAACGGAATTCCATGAGCTGCGATGAGTTCAAAGAACCAGGAGGACATATGAGGGCAGCTGGTACCGTAGtgcttagtgctgctgccttttgacctaaaggtcacacctttgaatcccacctccagcggtaggacccttgagtaaagtacttaccaaaaaaaaaaaaaaaaaatactcgactgtatgaatgggtcaaTAACGGTAATTACATCgtcgtcagctaaatgaatatctGTACATAGAAGTAAATGTTGTCACGTTCGTGTCGAAGAAACGTTTCCGCAAGGCCTCGTTTTTCATTTTAGGGTCACCCTGCTACAGGTTGTAGCGCTGAAACCGCACGTTGACCAAGTGAAACGCATCTACTCACCCTTCGGTCTGACAGTGGCTTTCGCAGCTAAATGCACATTTCATAATAGTATCCAGCGCCATCAAGCTCACGTGTTCAAAAAGCTCAAATGAGTCTTCTTGGTTGGCATAAGTTTCCCACTTATCctaaggaaaggaaagaagacTTTAAGCAGTGAGACGTCTCACGTTGGGTCAGGGATGAGTAAGTGTGAAGCACCTGAGCTGGTTATTAAACGTACGGTGTTTATATTTCACTCGGGGAAATAACCGGAGGGACGCAATGCGACTCGGTCGGGTGATTGTTAGCTCTGCCCTTGGAAGCACTAATGAATTTTAAGAAGCCTTACACCGTAAATCCCATTTCACAATAACAGTGAGAAGAAAGTGATTTCAAACAATTCTAAATACaaacttttgccatttttagaGAAAGTTCTTTCAGTTCCGCGGTAAAATTATAGGTGCGCCGACGCATCGACTCGCCAGCATGATGTTTGTGGAGTCCGCCATCAGCGGCACGTAGTTCTTCAGGATGTCGTAATGGAAGCCAGGAGTGAGCAGCCGTCTGTGTCGGAACCATTTCTGACCCCGAGACACGAGCAAACCGTCccttgcaaaacaaaacaaacgtCGTGTTATTTGACTGCATAATTCACACGTCGTTTGTCACGTTTCGTACCGTCACCGCTATTAGGCCACTTACCTATCCAGGGAATGAGAAACTTGTACACAAAGTCGTCTTTGGGCTCTGTCACAAGACAAGAGTGCTTTTAGAAGCGTCGTCCCTAACAAGAGGACGAACGTGAGGCGCGGGTTCGAAAGATCCAAACCTGTCGATGTCGTGATGGTCTTTATGTAATCGGGGTGGTGCATAAGCAAGACGGCAACAAACGGTCCGAACCACAAGGGGAAGACGAAGGGAAACTTCTGCGCCCACTCGTAGACTCGGTCGATTTCGGTCCCATCTTGAGAGAACTGCAGGGTGTAAAGCGGAGCAGAGCAGGACGAGACAAGGGATCAGTGCTGCACTTCTGAAGAGCTGAAGGAAAACTATGTTCTTCAACCATTAACACCAATGgcttttattccacatttatcACTGTTATTCGTCACCCAACAGTTCAACAGGAGCTCCTCGGTTGTGGCTGCGACCCAGTGACGCACGTGACCAGCGGAAGGTCCGTCGTCCTCGCCGGTCACGGCGTACTATTTACACCGCTGTACTTAGAGCGGGTGGCCAAGTGGTTAAAGCACTGCCTTTAGAGccggaggttgcaggttcgagtcctatCTCTGGCTCTCGTACCCTTGAgtcaggtacttaccctggattcaCTGCACGTccctcgctttggagaaaggtgtgagGCAGAGGAACACACATTACTTGAAATCATGTTAGTGACATGTAACGCAGCAATGGCGAGAGTGAAGCAGCACCGTTGAGTTGCTTGTAAGTTACCAGGCTGCCTGTGTTCAGGCCTATGTCCTGTGACCTGCCTCGGCAATGTGTCCCAACAGCCAGTGAGCGGGCGGCCCGGGGAAAGAGCGCAGCAGGCGGACGGTCTTCCTTTGTGCCGCCACGAGCTTCGTCACTTTGAGCGCCGCAACAAGGAGCGCGCAGAGCGAGAGGCAGAACGCGAGGGGCGGCAGAGAGAGCGAGTCGCTCCTCAGGCGCTCCAGCAGATCCATGGCGCTGTCGTCAGCGGACTGAGCGAAAACCTCAACGCTGCCGCTCGCCGCACGCGCTTTCTGACATGCCATGGTGGGTGTTCCTGCGCGCATGCATGTGCCAACAAACACTCCCTGCATCAATATTCATTTTCGCAGCCAGAAAAGAGAACTCTGCTTCCAAAGGTTACCCTTGCACTGATGTGTTCGGGACGCTGTGAGAAAGTAAGAACACtttgttgcccccccccccacaccataTTTACGTCTACAGACAATTGATAATCATTTCAACAATATTGATAAAGGTGATGTAATTTAATGAATAACAATAGATTCAATTATTCTTTACAACtgtttattcaaaaaaaaaaagtcagaaatgcAATTGTCTGCTGTGGAATGAAACAAATACGCCCCCTATTTTTCAGTAGCTCGGTGTTGCACCCTTTGGCACAGATCACTTCTTTTAACTGTGTCCAGGTCAAGTCAGTGGGGCATTGCCAAACCATAATAGTTCCACCACCATgctttgcagctgctgccttgtgaccgaaaggttgcaggtctgaatcccacctctagctgtgacagccttgagcaaggtacttaccctaaattgctccagtaaaatgacccagctgtataaaagtgaGTACACacctgtaagtagcttaatgctataggtcactttggagaaacatatcAGCTCCATGTATGTGGCTCTTTTGGTTTTTACCAAACAGCTTTCCATCTCCTCTACCCGGAGAACAGGGCTTCAGTAGTGCTGAGCTTCAGCTCAGCGTTGTCTGGCAAATATGAGTTGTGCCTCATCTTTCGCACAGTTCACTGTAACTGTACACTGACTTTCCCATAAACCCCTTGATGTTATGCTGGGGTTCTTTCACTTACCTCTTGGGCTGAATTCGGCCCAGCCCGCATAGATTGCCAGTGGGTTGAAACTCTTTGTAGATCTTTGAGATAGTGGAATTAGTAACCACAGATTGCTTTGAAAGAACTTTAAAACCGTTCCCAGAGTCACAAGTATCAAGAATCTTTCCTCTTGCATTAAGTTGCCACACATCAACAGCTAACGCCAATTAGACCACAGGTTTGTGATGTTTGTGTAGTTACTCCACTGTTTTGCATCTATTGATACCTCTACATTTATCAACTACCTAAAATCGGAATGAGGTCCACTAACTTTTTCCACAAGGAAACTTGTTTTTGAAAAGGACAGAAGTGactaaaaaaaattcatatcaCCTTTGTTTCAACATTGTTGATATGAAATCCTTTTGTAGAAAAACAAGCTTTCCATGCATGTACTTTTCACAGAACTCTAAAAGGACCCCTTTGCTGTATActgtagtgtatcaagcagctGCCTGCTCACTGATACAGGAAGCGCTAAAAACAAGACTATGAAACAACTTGGGTCAAATTAAAGTTGAGTTTATTGAACGAATGCACAGATGTAAAGTGGATAAGAATAAAACCTACACATTACAGGATAAGTTAACTGGTGGAAATGATGCATTTTGCAGACAAAAAGTTACATGTCATTTTTCTCTTAACATGTAGAACTTTCACAACTCATCCAGAAACGGTGTGTTCACCAGATGTCCGCTACTTGCCATGGTTTTCTTGCCAGCTACAAATTTCTTAGCAgcctgagaaaagaaaacatttgctcTTCAGCCTATATTTGTATGTTCCTTATGCTATTTCCTACAAATCGAcaacataattacatttaaaacaaagatgACGCTTTCAATTCACTACATTCTACTTGCACATCTCTTTGTGGGGTGAATTTCTTAGGTGACAGCTAAACAAACAATGGAATCCTGGATGACAAAAATGAGTTTGACTAAAAGTTTGCTCAAATTTGTCTCATATCTTTGATTGGTGAACACAGTGAATCATTTCAGATTTACAAACAGCTCCCTACAGAATTAAGACAGGGTGAAAAGTTTGCATCTTTAAAACCTGACCAGCACATGCACTGTTCTGTTTGAGGA
The window above is part of the Scleropages formosus chromosome 19, fSclFor1.1, whole genome shotgun sequence genome. Proteins encoded here:
- the cyp4t8 gene encoding cytochrome P450 4T8; protein product: MDLLERLRSDSLSLPPLAFCLSLCALLVAALKVTKLVAAQRKTVRLLRSFPGPPAHWLLGHIAEFSQDGTEIDRVYEWAQKFPFVFPLWFGPFVAVLLMHHPDYIKTITTSTEPKDDFVYKFLIPWIGKDGLLVSRGQKWFRHRRLLTPGFHYDILKNYVPLMADSTNIMLDKWETYANQEDSFELFEHVSLMALDTIMKCAFSCESHCQTEGGTNSYIQAVYELSDIINTRSLVFPYHSDVLFHLSPHGYRFRKACKIAHQHTDEVIKQRKKALKEELGTGQKRYLDFLDILLCAKDDEQQGLSDKDIRAEVDTFMFEGHDTTATGISWILYSLACHPKHQQMCREEVTEVLRGKDTMEWEDLSKIPYTTMCIKESLRLYPPVPSMARKLTKAVTFADGRTLPEGSMIGTSIYSLHRNPAIWENPEEFEPLRFLPENCAKRSPHAFLPFSAGPRNCIGQNFAMNEMKVAVALTLRRYQLEKDPKKIPKKIPRLVLRSLNGIHLKIRRVQPEP